GGGTCAGCGCGGGTCGGGGGTGACCCGGTCGGCGAAGGCGGTGGCCACCGTGTCGAGGTGCGCGTCCGTGTGGGCGGCCGTGATCGTGACGCGGAGGCCGCAGCGGGCCGCCGGTGGCACCACCGGGTTGACGTAGACGCCCGCACCCAGCAGTCCTCGCCACGCCGCCAGCGTCGAGGCCAGGTCCGGCATCGGCAGCGCGACGATCGGCCCCGGCCCGGCCGGCACCGTGTGTCCCTGGGCGCCGAGCGCGGCCCGCAGCCCGGCCGCGCCCGCGATCGCCCGTTCGCCGCGCCACGGCTCGGCCGCCCCGATCCGCAGCGCGGCGAGCGCGGCCGCGACCGAGGACGGCGGCGCGACCGCGCTGAAGATCTCCGGCCGCGCGTGGTGCCGCAGGTAGTCCAGCACCTCCGGCGGCCCGAGCACGGCGCCGCCGACCGACGCCAGCGCCTTGCTGAACGTCACCGTCAGCAGGTCCACACCGCCCACGTCCAGCGGCCGGACGCCGAAGCCGTGCGCGTCGTCGACGAGCAGGCGGGCACCGTACCGGCGGCAGGTCTCGACGATCGTGGGCAGCGGGCAGGCGTCGCCGCTCATCGAGTACAGCCCGTCCACCACCACCAGCCGCGCCGCGTCGCCGGGGCTCGCGGCCAGCCGCCGGCCCAGGTCGGCCGCGGAGTTGTGCCGGAACCGGACCGCCCGGCCCGGCCCGAGCCCGGCGCCGTCGTACGCGGACGCGTGCGCCTCCGCGTCCACCAGCACCACGTCCCGCCGCCCGGTCAGGCCCGCGATCGCGCCCACGTTCGCCTGGTATCCGGTCGGGAACAGCAGCGCCTCCGGCAGCCCGGCGGCCGCGGCCAGTTCCCGTTCCAGCTCCGCGTGCAGCGGGGTGCCGCCGTTCAGCATGCGCGACCCGGACCGGGACGTGCCGTAGCGGTCGGCCGCGTCCCGCGCCGCGCGGATCACCCGCGGGTCCGCGGCCAGCCCCAGGTAGTCGCTGGACCCGCACATGATCACGGACCGCCCGTCCAGCTCGGTGACCGGCGCGCCCGGCCCGGCGAACACCGGGTAGTACGGGTACACCCCGGCTGCCCGGGCGGACCGGGCCACGTCGTAGTCGCGGCACCGCGCGAAGAGATCGACCCCCATGGAACGCAGCGTGGCACCGGCACGCCAGCCCGGTGGGTGCCGGTGCCACGACGTCACTTCCAGACGTACGTGCCGGCCGTGACCAGCGAGCCCGCGAACGCGGCGTTGACCTGCGAGATCTCCGTGCTGTTCGGGTTCGGGTTGCGGCAGGAGACCGGCGCGCTGGAGCCGGACATCAGGTCGGTGCACAGCCCGGTGCGCCGGTCCGGCAGGCCGAGCAGGTGGCCGAACTCGTGCGCGGCGATCCGCGGCTGGTAGTAGCCCTGGCTGGTCGCCTCGCGACCCATGTACCAGCGGCCGTTGCCGAGCGAGTTGACGTACGCGCGGGGCCAGCCGTTGTCCGCGTACACCCGGATGTTCGGCGTGCGCCCGGCGGTGACCGGCTGCAGCTGCACGTTGGTGACGCGCGCGTTCCAGATCTGCGCGCCCTGGTGCACGACGGACACGAACTCCTGCGCGGTGCTGGCGTCGTAGTAGAGGATGCGCACGGCGGCCTGGGCCGGCTGCGCCGCGACCAGCATGCCGCCGAGCAGCAGGGTGAACGCGGCGACCAGTGCGGACAGTCTTCGTAGGACCATCACGGAACCTCGCAATCGAGTGGCGAACGGTCCCCCGACGCTATCCAGCGCACAGATGATTGTGGATATATCGGTTTCGGCCTACCGTCCGTGTGATAGCGGATAATCCGGCGGAGGACAGAAATCAGGGGGTACGCCCGTGCGCGCGATCCAGATCACCGAGTTCGGCGGCCCGGAGCTGCTGACCGTCTCCGAGGTGCCGGACCCGGTGCCGGGCGACGGCGAGGTCGTGCTGGACGTGCTCGCGGCGGGCGTCAACTACGCCGACACCCACCAGACCGAGGACTCCTACCTGGCGAAACAGGAGCTGCCGCTGATCCCGGGCGGGGAGGCGATCGTGCGCGGCCCGGACGGCCGCCGCTACGCCACGATGGTCGGCTCCGGCGCGTACGCGGAGAAGGTCGTCGTCCGCCCGGACCGGCTGATCGCGGTCCCGGACGCGGTCGACGACGCGGCCGCGCTCGGCACGCTGGTCCAGGGCTCCACCGCCTACCTGCTGCTGCACCAGGCCGCGCGCCTGGAGCCGGGCGAGTCCGTGGTGGTGCACGCGGGCGCGGGCGGCACCGGCTCGCAGGCGATCCAGCTGGCCCGGCGCGCCGGTGCCGGCCGGATCATCGCGACCGCGTCCACGGCCGAGAAGCGCGCGATCACCCGCGACCTGGGTGCGGACGTGGCCGTCGACTCCGCGGCGGACGGGCTGCGGGACGTGCTGATCGAGGCGAACGGCGGCCGGAAGGTCGACGTGGTGCTGGAGATGACCGGCGGCACGGTCTTCGACGAGAGCCTGCGCGCACTGGCCCCGCTCGGCCGGCTGGTGCACTTCGGCATGGCCGGCCGGACCCCGCCGACGCCGGTTGTCCCGGCCGCGCTGATGCGTGCGGGCCGCAGCGTGACCGGCTTCTGGCTGATCCACGTGGTCCGCCGCCGCCCGGACCTCTACGCGAAGGCGATCGGCGAGCTGCTCGGCGCGCTCGCGGACGGCTCGCTCCGCGCGCTGAGCGGCGGCGAGTACCCGTTGGAGCACGCGGCCGACGCGCACCGTGCGCTCCTCGCCCGGACCACCGCGGGGAAGTTGATCCTGCGGCCGTGAGCCGGGCTCAGCGGTCGACGGTGTCGGCCGGAGCCATCACGCGCAGCGCGTTCGCGTCCAGGCCGATCCGCATCGGCGTCCGGCCGCGCGGCTCGCCGTCCACCTCGACCGGCGCGGGCCGGTCCGTCTCCAGCCACAGCTCGCCGACCGGCAGGAACACGTCGTCGTCGAGCGTGCGCCGGTGCCCGATCGAGGCGTTCCGCAGCGTCTCCCGCACCAGCCCGAACCGTCCCCGGCCACCGACCGGGTACGCCACCAGCAGCCGGTCGTCCGCGTCCGTGTCCTTGGTGATCGGCCGTCCGGCGTGGAAGCCGCCGTTCGCCACGTAGAGCTGGTGCGTGCGGAACTCGTGCTCCTCGCCGTCCGCGCGCACGATCACGCGCATCGGCCGGTGCCGCATCAGGAGCAGCGCACCGGTCAGCGGGTACGCCCAGCGCCCGGCGAGCCGCTTCAGGGGCGGGGGTGCCGCGTGCATCACGGCCGCGGACAGCCCGACGCCGACGTGGTTGGTGAACGGCATGTCCCCGGCCAGGCCCAGGTCGACGTCGACCACCTTGCCCTCGGCCAGCGTGCGGATCGCCTCGTCCAGGTCGATCGGCACCCGTACCGTGCGGGCGAAGTTGTTCGTGGTCCCGAGCGGCAGCAGGCCGAGCGCGTTCTCCCGGTGCGCCATCATCCGCGCGGCCGTGCTGATCGTGCCGTCCCCGCCGCCGGCCACCACCAGGTCCGCGCCGGACTCCCGCGCGGTGATCAGCGTCCGCTCGAGGTGCTTCGGCTTGTCCACCGGGTACGACGCGATCAGGTCGAACCCGGCCGCGAGCAGCCGGGTGCGGGCACCCTCGTAGAGCAGCCGGCCGCGCCGGGAGTGCGTGTTGACGACGAGCACCGCTCGCCGGTCCCGGTGAATGTCCTCGGTCAAGCGTTGCTTCGTCCGCATCGGTGCGCAGCCTATCGAATGAGCTTTCCTCGGCCCGGCGCCCCCGGACCGTGCCGCGTGGCGTCGCCGCCCGGGCCGCACCGGCCCGGCCGGGGACGGCTAACCGGCGGGACGCGTATCCGCGAAGAACCGGTCCGCCACGCGCGTGTGCAGCGGGAAGCCGAGCTCGGCCGGGCCGTCCAGCACGTGGTGGCCGAGCGACTCGTCGTTGGCGAACTCCGGCGGCGGCGTGGCGATCGGCGGCAGCAGCCCGAAGATGAGCACGGTGCCGTCCGGTGCGCTGTGCACGTCGAACAGCGTGACCGTGGCCGCGTCCGCGACCACGCCGGTCTCCTCGCGCAACTCCCGGACCACCGCGGCCTGCCAGCTCTCGTCCACGTCGATGTAGCCGCCGGGCAGCGCCGGCCGGCCGTACGCGGGCGGGATGCCGCGGCGCACCACCAGCAGCCCGTCCCCGACCGGTTGCAGCGCGACCGCGACCGGGGCCGGGTTGCGGTAGCTGACCTTGCCGCAGGCGGTACAGCGCCGCGGCCACGGCGCGTCCGGCGCGAACGCGGCGCCGCAGAAGGAACAGTGCGCGTGCATGGCGCCGAGCCTTTCACGAAACGCCGGTCCCGGGCCGTACCGGCTGGGATCATGGTCATTGTGAAGGCTCCGGTGCCCGTCGACGAACCGCAGCGGGTGGCGGCCCTGCGCGAGACGGCGATCCTCGACACGCCGCCGGAGGCCGAGTTCGACGACATCGCCGTGCTCGCCTCCGAGATCTGCGGCACGCCGATCGCGCTGGTCAGCCTGGTCGACTCGGACCGGCAGTGGTTCAAGGCCAGGATCGGCACGGACCTGCCGGAGACCGGCCGCGACGTGTCCATGTGCTCCTACGCCGTGGCCGGCCGCGCCATGATCGAGGTCGGCGACGCCGTGGGCGACGCACGCTTCGCGGACAGTCCGTTCGTCACCGAGCTGGGCGTCCGGTTCTACGCGGGCGCGCCGCTGATGATGCAGGACGGGCACGCGATCGGCACGGTGTGCGTGATGGACCACGAGCCGCGCGAGCTGACCGCCGACCAGCGCCGCGCGCTGCGCTCGCTGGCCCGGCACGCCGCCGCCCACCTGGAGCTGCGCCGGTACGCGGCCCGCGTGCTGGACGCCGCCGACCGCCTCCGCGAGCTGGACCGGCTCAAGGACTCGTTCCTGGCCAGCGTGAGCCACGAGCTGCGGACCCCGCTGTCGTTGATCCGCGGTTACCTGGAGGTGCTGCTGGACGACGACGCGGACCCGGACACGGCCCGGCGCTTCCACGCGGTCATGCAGCGCAACGCGGACCGGCTGCTGCGGCTCATCGACGACCTGCTGCTGGTGGCCCGGCTGCACGAGGACGGGCTGAAGCTGGAGAGCACCTCGGCGGACCTGTCCGAGCTGGCGTTCCAGGTGGTGGCCGCGTCCCGGCCGCTGGCCGACCACAAGGGCATCACCGTGGTCGAGCACACCGGCACACCGATCCCGATCTCCGGCGACCCGCAGCGGCTGACCCAGGCGTTCAGCCACCTGATGTTCAACGCGATCAAGTTCACCCCGGAGGGCGGCCGGATCGCGGTCGCGGCCAGCGGCGACGACGAGCCGACGCTGACCGTGATGGACACCGGCGTCGGCATCCCGCAGGCCGACCTGCCGTACCTGTTCGACCGGTTCCACCGCAGCCGCACCTCGGACCTGCTGGCCGCCCAGGGGTCCGGCGTCGGCCTGACCATCGTCAAGGCGATCATCGACGCGCACCGCGGCACGATCACGATCGAGAGCGAGCCGGACGAGGGAACCACCGTGCGGGTGACGCTGCCCCGGGGGCTGCCGTGCGGGTGACCGACCGGGTCGACCGTCCCGAGCGGCTGGCCGCGGTCGCCGCGACCGGGCTGACCGACCGGCGCGACGTGGCCGGCCTGGACCGCCTGGCCCGGCTCGCGTCCCGGCTGCTCGGCGCGCCCACCACCCTGGTCTCGCTGGTCACCGCGGACCGCCAGGTGTTCCCCGGCCGGACCGGGATGGACGTGGGTGAGACGCCGCTGTCCCACTCGTTCTGCCGGCACGTGGTCGCGGACGACGAGCCGCTGGTCGTCACGGACGCCCGCGCCGACCCGCGGGTCAGCGACAACCCGGCCATCCCGGACCTGGGCGTGATCGCGTACGCCGGCATGCCGATCCGGGTCGCGGGCGAGACGCTGGGCGCGTTCTGCGCGATCGACTCGGTGCCGCGCGCCTGGACGGACACCGAACTGGCCGTGCTGGAGGACCTGACCGCCGCGGTCGAGTCGGAGATCGCGCTGGACCGGGCCGCCGGCGAGGCGGCGCGCTCGGCCGCCGCGTTCAAGGCCGTGCTGGACGTGGCGCACGACGGGTTCGTCAGCATCGACCCGGACGGCGTCGTGGCCGAGTGGAACCACGCGGCCGAGGACATGTTCGGCTGGACCCGCGCGGAGGCGCTCGGCCACGAGCTCACCGGCCTGATCATCCCGCCGGAGCACCGTGCCGCGCACGACGGCGGCCTCGCCCGGGCCCGTGCCACCGGCGCCTCCGCGCTGGCCGGCCGGCGCCTCGAACTGCCCGCGCTGCACCGCTCCGGCCGGCGCTTCCCGATCGAGCTGACGCTGCAGGTCACGGACGGGCGGTTCCACGGCTTCCTGCGCGACATCAGCGAACGGCGGGCGGCCGAGGACCTGCTGCGCCGGCAGGCCGAGCTGATCGACGCCGCGCCCGCCGCGATCATCGTCCGGGACCGGGACGGCACGATCCGCTCCTGGAACCGGGGCGCGGAGGAGACGTACGGCTGGCCCGCGACCGCGGTGCTCGGCCACAACATCCACCGGCTGCTGGCCACCGAGTTCCCGGCCGGGCGGGACGCGGTCGAGCGCGCGCTCACCGAGCACGGCGCGTGGCACGGCGAGCTGATCCACCGGCGCGCGGACGGCACCGAGCTGGTCGAGCTGAGCCGCCAGACCATGCGCGCCGGCCCGGACGGCGCCGCCGAGATCGTCGAGACGAACGCGGACATCACGGACCGCCGGCACGCCGAGCGCGCGCTGCAGGTCACCGAGCGACAGTTCCGCACGCAGTTCCACCAGTCCACGATCGGTCAGCTGATCATGGACCCCACCGGCACGATCATGCACGCGAACAGCGCGTTCGCCGGGATGCTCGGGCTGACGCCGCCGGAGGTGGTCGGCCGGCACATCGCGGACGTCACCCACCCGGAGGACCGCGCGGAGGACGCCCGTAAGCGGGCCGGCCTGAACGGCGCCGACCTCGGCTCCTACGAGCGGGTAAAACGCCTGCTGGACGTGCACGGCCACCCGGTCGACGTGCGCGCCGCCGTGCGCCTGGTCCGCGACCACGACGGCACCCCGCTGCACCTGCAGGCCGTCGTCCAGGACATCACCGCGCAACTGCACGCCCAGCGCGAACGCGACGCCGCGCTGGCCGCGCTCACCGACCGCAACCGCCAGCTGGAGCAGGCCAACCTGCTCAAGCTCGACCTGATGGGCATGCTCTCGCACGACATCGGCACCCCACTGGCCACCATCATCGGGTACGGCGAGGTGCTCACCGAGTCGCCGCTGGCCTCCCCGCAGCAGGCCGCGATGGACCGGATCCTGAACGGCGCCCGCCGGATCGACGAACTCCGCCACAACGTGCTCGCCATGTGCGCCCTCGACGCCGACCGCCTGCAGACCCGCCGCGAGCCGGTCCCGCTCGCCGCCGCGCTGGCCGAGGCGGTCCGCGCGGCCGACCTGACGGTGCCGATCTCGTGCCCGCCCGGCATCGTGGTCCTGGCCAACCCGGCCCACCTGCAGCAGATCGTGGTCAACTTCTTGTCCAACGCCGTCAAGTACGGCCGCGGCGCGACCCGGGTCACGGCTACGGCGGGGGCCGAGACGGTGGAGATCGGCGTGCACGACGCCGGGCCCGGGGTGCCCGCGGCGCTCCGCGCGCACCTCTTCGAGCGCTACACCCGCGCGGCCGGCGTCACCGCCACCGGCCACGGCCTCGGCCTGCACATCGTGGCCAGCCTGGCCGAGGCGAACGGCGGCTCCGTCGCCCACCGCGACAACGACCCCACCGGCAGCGTCTTCACCCTCGCCCTCCACCTCGCACCCCGGCCCTGACCGCGAGCCGGTTCCGCTCGTTCCGCCGGACCGTCGGCGTTTCTGCCGGACCGGCCGGTTCCGCTCGTCTCCGCCGGCCGGCTTCGCTCGGCCCGTGTGCCCGTGTGCCCGTGTGCCCGTGTGCCGCGCCGGCCCGGCGATCGGGGCGTCCCGCACGTCGCGCGTCAGATTTCGACGTGCGGGACGCCCGGATCGCCGGGCCTGAACGGCCGGGTCAGGCGGCGCCGTGGGCCGCCGTGACGGCCGCGACGGTCTCCGTGGTCTCGTCGCGGCGCGGGGCCGCGCCGCGGCGGGGCGCGCGGGTGGAGAGCCAGCAGCCGGTGGCGATCAGGGCGAACCCGGCGATCGTGCCCGCGCCGACCGGCTCGCCCAGCAGGGCCACGCCGAGCAGCACCGCGACCACCGGGTTGACGTAGGTGACCAGTCCCGCGCGGGCCGCGCCGACCTCCGCGATCAGGCCGTAGAACGCCAGCAGCGCGATCGCGGTGCAGAGCACGCCGAGCGCGATCAGCGCGGCCCAGGAGACCGGCCGGACCGGGGCGGTGGGCAGCGCGAACACGGCGAACGGCAGCAGCACCAGCGTGCTGATCGTGGTGGTGCCGGCGGTCAGCGCGGCCGGTGGCACGTCGGCGGCCCGCCGCTGCACCAGCATGGTGGCGACCGCGTATCCGAGCGTGGCCAGCAGCACCATGGCGGCGCCGAGCAGCCCCAGGCGGTCACCGGACAGGTCCGCGCCGACCAGCACCGCGACGCCGGCGAAGCCCAGGCCGAGGCCGGCCACCCGGGCCCGGCTCAGTGGCTCGCTGCGCAGCATGAGCAGCGCGATCACGGCCGGCTCGATCGCGATCAGCAGGCCGGTCATCGACGAGCTGATGTGCACCTCGCCGTACGTGATGAGCAGGAACGGCCCGACGATGTGCACCAGCGCGATGACGGCCACGATCGGCAGCCGGCCGCGCAGCGCGGAGAGCGTGCCGCGGGCGGCCGCCAGTGGGACCAGCACCAGCGCCGCGACGGCGAGCCGGCCGAAGACCACGGCCAGCGGCGACAGGTCCTCGATCGCGACCTTGATCAGCAGGTACGGCATGCCCCAGAGCAGGGACACGGTGAGGAAGAGAATCCAGGCTCGTCTGTTCACGGGAGCAGTCTTTCGCCGTACCGTTGTAAGTTGTAGTAACAATTTTCTGGGGTCGTTTTAAGGAATACTTATGATCGACATCAACCGCCTGCGGGTGCTGCGGGAGGTCGCGCGGCACGGCAGCTTCAACCAGGCCGCGGTCGCGCTGCGGATGACCGCGTCCGCCGTGTCCCAGCACGTCGCGGCGCTGGAACGCGCGGTCGGCGCCGCCGTGGTCGAGCGGAGCACGCGCGGCGTGCGGCTCACCGAGGCCG
This genomic window from Catenuloplanes niger contains:
- a CDS encoding PAS domain S-box protein, coding for MTDRVDRPERLAAVAATGLTDRRDVAGLDRLARLASRLLGAPTTLVSLVTADRQVFPGRTGMDVGETPLSHSFCRHVVADDEPLVVTDARADPRVSDNPAIPDLGVIAYAGMPIRVAGETLGAFCAIDSVPRAWTDTELAVLEDLTAAVESEIALDRAAGEAARSAAAFKAVLDVAHDGFVSIDPDGVVAEWNHAAEDMFGWTRAEALGHELTGLIIPPEHRAAHDGGLARARATGASALAGRRLELPALHRSGRRFPIELTLQVTDGRFHGFLRDISERRAAEDLLRRQAELIDAAPAAIIVRDRDGTIRSWNRGAEETYGWPATAVLGHNIHRLLATEFPAGRDAVERALTEHGAWHGELIHRRADGTELVELSRQTMRAGPDGAAEIVETNADITDRRHAERALQVTERQFRTQFHQSTIGQLIMDPTGTIMHANSAFAGMLGLTPPEVVGRHIADVTHPEDRAEDARKRAGLNGADLGSYERVKRLLDVHGHPVDVRAAVRLVRDHDGTPLHLQAVVQDITAQLHAQRERDAALAALTDRNRQLEQANLLKLDLMGMLSHDIGTPLATIIGYGEVLTESPLASPQQAAMDRILNGARRIDELRHNVLAMCALDADRLQTRREPVPLAAALAEAVRAADLTVPISCPPGIVVLANPAHLQQIVVNFLSNAVKYGRGATRVTATAGAETVEIGVHDAGPGVPAALRAHLFERYTRAAGVTATGHGLGLHIVASLAEANGGSVAHRDNDPTGSVFTLALHLAPRP
- a CDS encoding snapalysin family zinc-dependent metalloprotease — encoded protein: MVLRRLSALVAAFTLLLGGMLVAAQPAQAAVRILYYDASTAQEFVSVVHQGAQIWNARVTNVQLQPVTAGRTPNIRVYADNGWPRAYVNSLGNGRWYMGREATSQGYYQPRIAAHEFGHLLGLPDRRTGLCTDLMSGSSAPVSCRNPNPNSTEISQVNAAFAGSLVTAGTYVWK
- a CDS encoding GAF domain-containing sensor histidine kinase, producing MPVDEPQRVAALRETAILDTPPEAEFDDIAVLASEICGTPIALVSLVDSDRQWFKARIGTDLPETGRDVSMCSYAVAGRAMIEVGDAVGDARFADSPFVTELGVRFYAGAPLMMQDGHAIGTVCVMDHEPRELTADQRRALRSLARHAAAHLELRRYAARVLDAADRLRELDRLKDSFLASVSHELRTPLSLIRGYLEVLLDDDADPDTARRFHAVMQRNADRLLRLIDDLLLVARLHEDGLKLESTSADLSELAFQVVAASRPLADHKGITVVEHTGTPIPISGDPQRLTQAFSHLMFNAIKFTPEGGRIAVAASGDDEPTLTVMDTGVGIPQADLPYLFDRFHRSRTSDLLAAQGSGVGLTIVKAIIDAHRGTITIESEPDEGTTVRVTLPRGLPCG
- a CDS encoding NUDIX domain-containing protein, yielding MHAHCSFCGAAFAPDAPWPRRCTACGKVSYRNPAPVAVALQPVGDGLLVVRRGIPPAYGRPALPGGYIDVDESWQAAVVRELREETGVVADAATVTLFDVHSAPDGTVLIFGLLPPIATPPPEFANDESLGHHVLDGPAELGFPLHTRVADRFFADTRPAG
- a CDS encoding aminotransferase class I/II-fold pyridoxal phosphate-dependent enzyme codes for the protein MGVDLFARCRDYDVARSARAAGVYPYYPVFAGPGAPVTELDGRSVIMCGSSDYLGLAADPRVIRAARDAADRYGTSRSGSRMLNGGTPLHAELERELAAAAGLPEALLFPTGYQANVGAIAGLTGRRDVVLVDAEAHASAYDGAGLGPGRAVRFRHNSAADLGRRLAASPGDAARLVVVDGLYSMSGDACPLPTIVETCRRYGARLLVDDAHGFGVRPLDVGGVDLLTVTFSKALASVGGAVLGPPEVLDYLRHHARPEIFSAVAPPSSVAAALAALRIGAAEPWRGERAIAGAAGLRAALGAQGHTVPAGPGPIVALPMPDLASTLAAWRGLLGAGVYVNPVVPPAARCGLRVTITAAHTDAHLDTVATAFADRVTPDPR
- a CDS encoding NADPH:quinone oxidoreductase family protein, translating into MRAIQITEFGGPELLTVSEVPDPVPGDGEVVLDVLAAGVNYADTHQTEDSYLAKQELPLIPGGEAIVRGPDGRRYATMVGSGAYAEKVVVRPDRLIAVPDAVDDAAALGTLVQGSTAYLLLHQAARLEPGESVVVHAGAGGTGSQAIQLARRAGAGRIIATASTAEKRAITRDLGADVAVDSAADGLRDVLIEANGGRKVDVVLEMTGGTVFDESLRALAPLGRLVHFGMAGRTPPTPVVPAALMRAGRSVTGFWLIHVVRRRPDLYAKAIGELLGALADGSLRALSGGEYPLEHAADAHRALLARTTAGKLILRP
- a CDS encoding DMT family transporter — its product is MNRRAWILFLTVSLLWGMPYLLIKVAIEDLSPLAVVFGRLAVAALVLVPLAAARGTLSALRGRLPIVAVIALVHIVGPFLLITYGEVHISSSMTGLLIAIEPAVIALLMLRSEPLSRARVAGLGLGFAGVAVLVGADLSGDRLGLLGAAMVLLATLGYAVATMLVQRRAADVPPAALTAGTTTISTLVLLPFAVFALPTAPVRPVSWAALIALGVLCTAIALLAFYGLIAEVGAARAGLVTYVNPVVAVLLGVALLGEPVGAGTIAGFALIATGCWLSTRAPRRGAAPRRDETTETVAAVTAAHGAA
- a CDS encoding diacylglycerol/lipid kinase family protein, producing MTEDIHRDRRAVLVVNTHSRRGRLLYEGARTRLLAAGFDLIASYPVDKPKHLERTLITARESGADLVVAGGGDGTISTAARMMAHRENALGLLPLGTTNNFARTVRVPIDLDEAIRTLAEGKVVDVDLGLAGDMPFTNHVGVGLSAAVMHAAPPPLKRLAGRWAYPLTGALLLMRHRPMRVIVRADGEEHEFRTHQLYVANGGFHAGRPITKDTDADDRLLVAYPVGGRGRFGLVRETLRNASIGHRRTLDDDVFLPVGELWLETDRPAPVEVDGEPRGRTPMRIGLDANALRVMAPADTVDR